GATTATGCCCATTACTATTGTTTACACCGATCGTTTGATACGCGTAttaagtagtgaatttaagctgatcagtcaatgattaaacacattcactagttatttactatttgatacgcgtatcaaacaATCAGTGTAAACAAGGCCAATAAGATCATAGGTAGTAAGGTTCtgtagtatttttatattgtattatctgtagttattttttgttatctgtattagtgttaaaataaaatattatagagtACAGACTAATCTGATGCAGGTATATTGAGATGAGCTAGGGAGCATATGTGATAGTAAATTAAGTAGAATTTAAAGCAATAGAATGGAGAGAAGAGCGGATGAATGGAGGGATGAGTgtttaaattttctgtaaacTAAGTTCCTTCTTTGTAATTTGTATTGCTAAagagaataaagaattatattgaCCAACCAATCCTTAATTCATCATactcattttcaagaaaaagaattttcagcATATTTCCCGTTTTATTTGACGAGTCttctcaattattaatattgcattctctataaaatgaaaaagtagatttatttttaattaaaaatggaaaaaattacataaaactgAGTTTCAAGaaatgtctaaaaataatcatagcatttaaaactaaactatacatattataacagttaaataaagcaaaaattgatattacaaaaaaagtcaaattggacaaaatatttagacaaacagttaaaatgtgatttaaaactttaaaaatagtagtgttaaaatttttaaagatttaattgtaaaatgaaaaatgtaagCGAAGCGAGATGATCTTTCGTATGAAAAAATTGGTGGCCCTAAAAAGGGCcgatgtttttttataaatttctttataaattaagctCGTTCTCCACGAATACGACGTGCCAGTTGAATATCCTTAGGCATGATAGTGACTCGCTTGGCATGAATAGCGCAGAGATTAGTATCTTCAAATAGACCAACAAGATATGCTTCGCTAGCCTCCTGCAATGCCATAACAGCAGAGCTTTGGAAACGAAGGTCAGTCTTAAAATCTTGAGCAATTTCACGAACAAGACGTTGGAACGGCAGTTTGCGAATCAGCAATTCGGTACTCTTCTGATAACGACGAATTTCACGAAGAGCTACTGTTCCTGGTCTGTAACGATGAGGCTTCTTCACTCCACCTGTGGCAGGTGCACTCTTACGAGCCGCTTTCGTCGCCAGTTGTTTTCGGGGAGCTTTACCTCCGGTAGATTTGCGAGCAGTCTGCTTCGTACGAGCCATTTTCGTAGAGTCAACGATACGTCACGGAACGACAGTCGATACAAAATTGCGCGGAGGCTTCTTTCTGCGGCTGTATTTATACCAACGTCGTGCATTCGATTCGTACAGCCGGCTCAACAGTAATTGGACGGCACACCAGTGGTGGGGAGCCGCGATATTGAAGCGCGCACGCGCATAGCAGCTATGTTTCAACAGTCCAATGCATGCTTCTAAAGTAAAGGATATTCCTCGCATAACATGTTATAGATGGGAATATAAAAATGCGTAATATTGCTTTCCTGGATCGTCTCATACATAACTGtgataaatcaataataaatacaaattaaagaaattacttCAAACGTATTGTAACAATACGTACGAAGAgagcatataaaaaaatgagaaactatatgtataattatatttatatatttgtaatctttgttaattttttttaatggaatcaAAATCTCGATAAAATACTCTGATATGTTAAGATAATATGCTAGAGATAGCTTCTATGCTAGAGATGATTGTGATTCagatatttttgttgtttttcatTTGCATATTGAGTTACACATGTACTATAAGAATaactaacaattaataatttaaaatgatagaatactgtttatattttgaaaacaacTGAAATATTTAGATCTTGTATTccaaactttgaaaataaataaaacggtattttaatatgatatataatattaattgaaatttatataatatcttaatgcaataatagttaattataatgacaATTAATCACCTATTATTCTCTAGTATTTAGTTGATGTGAATATTGATCGTTGAGTCAATCGgctttatcaaatatttatttttgtttttagttgtttaagtattaattaatacttaattactagacaacaattaattttaacgtacAATATGACTATATTATTCTCAGCTTacgtaaacataaaaattgtgaaattattaatatacattagaTAGTATAgaggcaaataaaaatatcgtatttaagtattaaatgttaagtgcgtaatttaaaatcacattttctataattccgcgtaaaagaaaaatttttaagagaaaatttaaattaagaatttttagtgatagatatttcaataatataataaaatattaaaatctacagatttattacagaaaatgCTTCATTGAGGAACAATATACCATAGCTCTTATCTTaactaatttttacttttatctaatagaaattttatttaaaaaatattacataaatttataattaaatacataatacattgAGAATTGCAAGATATGACATATCTAAgttaagatttatattattattttattaattttattttttattcttttcaaataataaaataatttatttcagcgtctttatatatgaaataaaaattcgaccaatgtaatatttattttttattaataaaatattttcagatgTACATTTTCAAgcgttataaacaatttaaaaattattgttgttgttatatattaggaagttaatattaaatgcgaatagtaattaaatataagtattattgtcggagaaataaaactattttagaTGTGCACGCTAACCTATAAAACACAAATCAATGAAGTGtagcttttaatattattttatttttgatactaTTATTTGATCAAAAGAGAGTATTTGAAtctgtatgtatataaatgtgttaTCCGAGCTATATGCATGCATAAgtatgtttatgtatattctctttgttatattttttactttcaagTACACACTGCAAACGGAATGTAatgaaagtttatataaatataacaattctgttttcattttaattttacacaattgttttaaaaagctTAGTTGCGTAAAcgaagtaaatataatttttttaaatacaagtctaataataatgaagaaaGTACACACAATACacaaatgatttaattatcgTTGAAAGTTCCTCAAACTTATATTatggacaaaataaataacatttcacAAAAGTAAGATAGTTACAGACGCAATCAACACTGCGTATAGAATAGCTTGGAACTAGATAGTGATCTCAATCTACTgtgtttatacaaatttttcccTATGaacttgataataaaattcaaaccgtacaaaacaaatttaaaaaaattcaaaatgctATGCATTTCGGTCAAATGAAATgtctcatatatatatgtacatacatatacgaGTATCTATCTCTCATATACGATTCcttaaaaatatcgatattattataaaaaatatatattttttgaatttagaGTGACTCatgttttattgtaaattcagcgaaatttgaaaatatatcaaaatatgtgTACAGcacttctaaaaatattaatctagaGGTAATGCGCCGTATGTTGTGCACAGGGAGATTAATCAGTGCACCGTGTATAAAAGCCCTTGAAATGTTGTTCGAGCGCAAAtgcgttataaaaaaaatcatttttcggAAGGAATCATTTCCAGAAACGGAAACCCGTGTATGTCGATCGATTTCTATCTCAAAATGCAAAAACATTTGTATCATCTATAGAACTGATCGCTCGGAAGTATCAGTAGGTTACGGCTCGGTTTTAACGTTTCCTTAGCCATACAGTTCGCGGATCAAAAGTGAATTACGGTGTTAAATTACGCTTCGCGTTACCAAATTTTGAGAAGACGAGCGTTTAACGTTTGCCAAACGTAATTTGTCATCAATAGGAATCTCCACGGGTTATTTCGTTATCTTGTCTAAGATTCCTTACAGTAGCTTTGGTTTAACCGCGGGAGAGCAATCGACGTGATATAGGTGGCCGCCTCTGCGTTTATACGACATTTCTCGCATGAATTTGACAATTATGCGCGTAACATGGCAACATAATTGTATCCGCGCGTCTCCGGGTCGATAATGACATTTTACACTATTCCATAAAATTGTCTGCAAATGTTACTTTGTAATCGGCATACACTTTGCGTCGCAGCGACGCTTGTATTCTGCCACCCGCGTAAGTTGGATTTTTCAGCGGGAATCTGGCGACTCGCTCGGGATAAACGCTCGTGATCGGCTAGCACGGCTATCACGACGTTCTGTGAGCCGCACGAGTGACCTGAtttgtcaataattaaattgtttattaacttatttcgCGGATCGAATCGGGCCTCGCGAATGAACCGGGTGCGCGCATCGCACGGAACCGCGAAAAAATGTACGGTGGTCGCGCGGGGGGCGGTTAAAACGCACGCGAAACGAAACTAGCTACTCGCTTCTACGATTCGGGGGTGCGAACGCACAACCTTCATTGtgcaaaatattgtttaaacaacGAACAATTGATAGACGGTCTTTCATTCCCGGCAGCCTGCTACCTGCAAGATTGGGAGGGCCTCTCTCCATGGTCCGCGCTCACGGTACTAGTAGCGCGGTCGCCGATAGGCACGCGAATCTTGAGCGTCATCTGTGAGCGTTTAGAACgaaagtttatatttgtacTTCGTCTTTGAACGTACGCAAAACTCTCATTCTTGCAATATGGAGGATAAGAGCGCATCTAATGCTACGGCTACGGAAAACGCAGCCGCGCAGCCTGCGAAGAAGACTGCGAAGTCTAAAGCGGCGAAGGCACAGCGACCCAAGTCGACGCATCCGCCGACTTCGGAGATGGTCACCTCGGCCATCAAGGAGCTGAAGGATCGCAAGGGTTCGTCCGTGCAGGCTATCAAGAAGTACATCGCCTCGACTTACAAGATCGACGGCGAGAAATTTGCTCCCTTTATCAAGAGATACCTGAAGGCAGCGGTCACGTCCGGTGCGGTGGTGCAGACCAAGGGAAAGGGTGCGTCGGGTTCATTCAAGCTCTCGACTACCAAGCCTGTTCCGAAGAGTAGTGGTAAGGTAAAGCGCGCCGCGCCGAAATCAAGCTCGGAAACCAAGAAGACTGCCGAGAAGAAGGTTACCAAGAAGGCACCTGCAACGAAAAAAGCTGCCGAAACGAAGAAGACAACGGCTGAGAAGAAGTCGGCTCCAAAGAAAACCGCCAAAACTGCTGCGGCCAAGAAGGGCGAAGCTGCTGCGAAACAGAAGGCTGCTGCGCAAAGCAAGAATCTCTCCAAGACTAAGAAGGCTACCAAGGCCCCGGCTGCGAAAACTAAAACACCCAAACCAAAAACGACAAAGGCAGCAGCTGCCAAGACTGCGAAAGCAAGAAAATAATTCTCTGACTCTACTTCTGATACTAAACTGGCCCTTTTCAGGGCCCCAAATTGTTCATATGATAGAACAATCTCTTCGCAATGGTTcttaaactttcttttttacaggATCACTCTTTAGAAACTTCAAACGAGCaattattaaaacgttttatgatattttaataaatttcgaattacgttatttatattctattcgtatatcattttagaaaattctttttaatttttttaattctatttttttgtttcccgATGTAAGTTGATAATTTCATCGAATGAGAGAGAacgtgtattaaatatttttaaaacaaagtttcAATCGtagaataatagaataaatgataaaacgataatttaaaattaacaattgaaTTCTTCGAATTAGAAATGGATCTTGGCTCAAGCACATGGAAAAACTATCATCAAATTGATATTCTTTTATGATTAGGAAGATACTCCATTCGTTACAAATAATGACGACTAATGTACAATCAACGTTTTTTCCTAGAAAAGCgaaataagttaatattttttaaaacgaaattgaagtaaaattgaaaaataatttaattttattatatttacttatatttagttttattatattttattatatttttattatatttacataaatataaataaaacttgaaaaaattaaattaagaaattaattcttgaaaagaatttgtattaaattaaaacgtaatttcttaaaattagattactctaaataacaaaataaattataaaataaattattttattcataaattaaatttatattatacaaatatttttatatagaaatttatttttatcttagtatttttacattgataaatttttcatttaaagaagattaagtaaaattttatgtactttaaaaatagttcaaaattataaattatagttaataaacttttaactagcaatattttagttatccaaccttatatatttatagaccTTTACAGTCTCtcaagtttatttttctacgtATATTTTTACGGATAAAGCAAAAGATATATGAATTATAGAAACATTCAAatctttatgttaatttattgtttatcttTCTCTTAATGATACTGTAGATCgaatttgtattatacattCTAAAAACATACGGAGAAATTATTTGCCATTTAAGATTACGTGGCCTTTCACATAAATggtttaggtttaggttagtTAATTCTAATATTCCAGATTTTTCCAGTTAATCATCTTGTTATCTTTATGGAAGAGATAATATCCGTGATATAGACATGAAAAGTTTAGTTAAACCTGAATTAAATCGTGCTAAGGTTGactgaatatatataatattttatatgttaattggTACATCACatgtttctctttattttgttCAGCAATGTTTTCGGAGAATTCTGGGATTCATAAAATTTAGCAAGCAATGCCGTAACACGATACAAAcgattaaataatacttttatataaacattgaaatatttttcatattcatTTTGCATTTCTAAAATTGGactatatatagtatatatgtatgtgatGTAGAATAACtgaatgaattattttatcagtATGTCGGTAAAATCGTTTCATCATTTATGTATATCCGTCAATTAACGATATACATAATCCATTAGTATTtgtatttgtacatatatgtacaaataaaaaatacatgtagtaaatattttaatcaaattcaagtcgatataaatataaataatgccaGAAACTACATGACCCAGATATCTTTGAatatcaagtttattatttatcgtaACAGATGTCGCAAATGTTGCTACTAGTTTAAAgtcactaaattttttttatataaaaaaagtcacTAGAGTGATAAATTACCGCAATCCACCGGTATGAAGTATGAAGTTAGCTGTCGTACTAACACTTTCAATAATTTGGAAAACGCTAGTCGTTTGCTAGTTTTTGCatgtcttttatttaatttgcatactaattatttttcgcaaaaaattgaaattaaaatttggacAAGTCGCTATTGGAAAAATCGCTATTTGGAACTTTTACTCAtgatttcgtaaatatttcgATGTTAAAACGTTTGCTAGTCGTTTGCTAGGTCCGTGTATACAagtattattcttattttatcgatacattgtttaatatttgatttattaataattaaaatatctagtAACTTTAATTCTTGTTACTTTTAGGCGACTCGACACGCATGCGTTATTCTTGTTTGTGCCAGAATATTTTCCAAGTTGAAGAGCAATTGTCGTACTAACACTTTCGATGATTTCGAAAACGCTATTTAGGAGAGGCAGCTCCGATGACCTTAACTTTAACTTGTGTTATCAAGGTACACCCTTTTGAGTGAccttcaaaagattttagccgtcgctcataattcgttaaaaagttattcacaaaaagttttataaatacgacacataatt
This sequence is a window from Monomorium pharaonis isolate MP-MQ-018 chromosome 3, ASM1337386v2, whole genome shotgun sequence. Protein-coding genes within it:
- the LOC114255472 gene encoding histone H3 — its product is MARTKQTARKSTGGKAPRKQLATKAARKSAPATGGVKKPHRYRPGTVALREIRRYQKSTELLIRKLPFQRLVREIAQDFKTDLRFQSSAVMALQEASEAYLVGLFEDTNLCAIHAKRVTIMPKDIQLARRIRGERA
- the LOC105840289 gene encoding histone H1A, sperm — its product is MEDKSASNATATENAAAQPAKKTAKSKAAKAQRPKSTHPPTSEMVTSAIKELKDRKGSSVQAIKKYIASTYKIDGEKFAPFIKRYLKAAVTSGAVVQTKGKGASGSFKLSTTKPVPKSSGKVKRAAPKSSSETKKTAEKKVTKKAPATKKAAETKKTTAEKKSAPKKTAKTAAAKKGEAAAKQKAAAQSKNLSKTKKATKAPAAKTKTPKPKTTKAAAAKTAKARK